A genomic stretch from Kogia breviceps isolate mKogBre1 chromosome 1, mKogBre1 haplotype 1, whole genome shotgun sequence includes:
- the DISP1 gene encoding protein dispatched homolog 1 isoform X4, producing the protein MAMNNDFVVLSNGSIATSATSPSALPACDGDPAAQQLVPTEAPRTKIRSHPQFGDLCQRTTAASCCPSWTLGNYIAILNNRSSCQKIVERDVSHTLKLLRTCAKHYQNGTLEPDCWDMAARRKDQLKCTNVPRKCTKYNAVYQILHYLVDKDFMAPKTADYTPALKYSLLFSPTEKGESMMNIYLDNFENWNASDGVTTVTGIEFGIKHSLFQDYLLMDTVYPAIAIAIVLSVMCVYTKSMFITLMTMFAIISSLIVSYFLYRVVFHFEFFPFMNLTALIILVGIGADDAFVLCDVWNYTKFDKPRAETAETVSTTLQHAALSMFVTSFTTAAAFYANYVSDITAIRCFGVYAGTAILVNYVLMVTWLPAVVVLHERYLLHVFSCFKKPQQQIYDNKSCWTVACQKCYKVLFAISEASRIFFEKVLPCIVIKFRYLWLVWFLALTVGGAYIVCINPKMKLPSLELSEFQVFRSSHPFERYDAEYKKLFMFERVHHGEELHMPITVIWGVSPEDNGNPLNPKSKGKLTLDSGFNIASPASQVWILQFCQKLRNQTFFHQADEQDFTSCFIETFKQWMENQDCDEPTLYPCCSHWSFPYRQEIFELCIKRAIMELERSTGYHLDSKTPGPRFDINDTIRAVVLEFQSTYLFTLAYEKMHQFYKEVDSWISNELSSAPEGLSHGWFVSNLEFYDLQDSLSDGTLIAMGLSVAVAFSVMLLTTWNIIISLYAIISIAGTIFVTVGSLVLLGWELNVLESVTISVAVGLSVDFAVHYGVAYRLAPDADREGKVIFSLSRMGSAIAMAALTTFVAGAMMMPSTVLAYTQLGTFMMLIMCVSWAFATFFFQCMCRCLGPQGTCGQIPLPKTLQCSAFSHTLSPSPGDKGQSKTHTVNAYHLDPRGQKAEMEHEFYELEPLAAHSCMASEKAAYEETHICSEFFNSQAKKLGMPVRTAYNSELNQSTKTETSSALLQPSLEQHTMCHFFSLNQRCSCPHAYKPLKYGLPSCQQVGDCLCHQCLPTASSFLHVQNGLAPLKAAHQAPEGFLPPVPHIHHCPCLRGRGQPPGMQNSVPRSFFYHPGQHIQAQEKLSKTSVPSLQSLEEHLPKVAEPSSLVCRSAGASHKACCAPEPHQRGPCKNRDVRDVEGSGGAANKDSSSVSPTDKAERQVEPGLSQTDVVVDSEHLNQSEPQFVFNHLMAEAGYRSCPNNPQSRGRIVRVKCSSVDCQIPNIEANVPAVVTHSELSGESLLIKTL; encoded by the coding sequence ATCAGGTCTCACCCCCAGTTTGGTGATCTCTGCCAGAGGACCACGGCTGCCTCCTGCTGCCCCAGCTGGACGCTGGGGAACTACATCGCTATTCTGAACAACAGATCATCCTGCCAGAAAATCGTCGAGCGAGACGTTTCCCATACCTTGAAGCTACTTCGGACCTGCGCCAAACACTACCAGAATGGcaccctggagccagactgctgggACATGGCGGCCCGGAGGAAGGACCAGCTCAAGTGCACCAACGTGCCACGAAAATGTACCAAGTACAACGCTGTGTACCAGATCCTGCACTACTTGGTGGACAAAGACTTTATGGCCCCCAAGACAGCCGACTACACACCCGCTTTAAAGTACAGCCTGCTCTTCTCGCCCACAGAGAAAGGGGAGAGCATGATGAACATTTATCTGGACAACTTCGAAAACTGGAACGCTTCCGACGGCGTCACCACCGTCACCGGCATTGAGTTTGGGATCAAACACAGTTTGTTTCAGGATTATCTTCTGATGGATACCGTGTATCCTGCCATCGCCATCGCGATCGTCCTCTCGGTCATGTGTGTCTACACCAAGTCCATGTTTATCACGCTGATGACAATGTTTGCCATCATCAGTTCCTTGATTGTGTCCTATTTCCTCTACCGCGTGGTGTTTCACTTtgagttcttccctttcatgaaCCTCACCGCACTCATTATTTTGGTGGGCATTGGAGCGGATGATGCGTTTGTCCTGTGTGACGTCTGGAACTACACCAAATTCGACAAGCCCCGCGCGGAAACCGCGGAGACGGTGAGCACCACGCTGCAACACGCCGCCCTCTCCATGTTCGTCACCAGTTTTACCACGGCCGCCGCCTTCTACGCCAACTACGTGAGCGACATCACGGCCATCAGATGCTTTGGGGTGTACGCGGGGACAGCCATACTGGTGAATTACGTTCTGATGGTCACGTGGCTTCCGGCCGTGGTGGTCCTGCACGAGCGCTATCTCCTCCATGTCTTCAGCTGCTTCAAGAAGCCCCAGCAGCAAATATACGATAACAAAAGCTGCTGGACGGTGGCCTGTCAGAAGTGCtacaaagtcctttttgccattTCGGAAGCGTCTCGAATTTTTTTTGAGAAAGTACTGCCGTGCATCGTCATTAAGTTTCGCTACCTATGGCTGGTCTGGTTCCTGGCCTTAACTGTGGGCGGGGCCTACATCGTCTGCATAAACCCAAAGATGAAGCTGCCCTCTTTGGAGCTGTCCGAGTTCCAGGTGTTCAGGTCGTCCCACCCTTTTGAACGCTACGACGCCGAGTACAAAAAGCTTTTCATGTTCGAGCGCGTCCACCACGGAGAGGAGCTTCACATGCCCATCACGGTCATCTGGGGTGTGTCCCCAGAGGACAACGGCAACCCCCTAAACCCTAAGAGCAAAGGGAAGCTGACCTTAGACAGCGGCTTCAACATCGCCAGCCCAGCTTCCCAGGTCTGGATTTTGCAGTTCTGCCAGAAACTGAGAAACCAGACGTTCTTCCACCAGGCTGACGAACAGGACTTCACCAGCTGCTTCATTGAGACCTTCAAGCAGTGGATGGAAAACCAGGACTGCGATGAGCCTACGCTGTACCCGTGCTGCAGCCACTGGAGCTTCCCCTACAGGCAGGAGATTTTCGAGCTGTGCATCAAGAGAGCCATCATGGAGCTGGAGAGGAGCACGGGCTACCATCTGGATAGCAAAACCCCAGGGCCGAGGTTCGATATCAATGATACCATCAGGGCAGTCGTGCTAGAGTTCCAGAGCACCTACCTCTTCACACTGGCTTACGAAAAGATGCACCAGTTTTATAAAGAGGTGGACTCGTGGATTTCCAACGAGCTGAGTTCTGCACCCGAGGGCCTCAGCCACGGCTGGTTTGTCAGCAATCTGGAGTTCTATGACCTCCAGGACAGCCTCTCGGACGGCACCCTCATCGCCATGGGGCTCTCCGTGGCCGTGGCCTTTAGTGTGATGCTCCTTACGACTTGGAACATCATCATAAGCCTTTATGCCATCATTTCGATCGCCGGAACTATATTTGTCACCGTCGGTTCTCTCGTCCTGCTGGGCTGGGAGCTAAACGTTTTGGAGTCGGTCACCATTTCGGTGGCGGTCGGCCTGTCTGTAGACTTCGCCGTCCATTACGGGGTCGCTTACCGCTTGGCCCCGGATGCCGACCGGGAAGGGAAGGTGATCTTCTCTCTGAGTCGCATGGGCTCTGCCATCGCCATGGCCGCGCTCACCACCTTCGTGGCTGGGGCCATGATGATGCCCTCCACGGTTCTGGCTTACACCCAGCTGGGCACCTTCATGATGCTCATCATGTGTGTCAGCTGGGCTTTCGCCACCTTCTTCTTTCAGTGCATGTGCCGGTGCCTTGGGCCGCAGGGCACCTGTGGTCAGATTCCTTTACCTAAAACACTCCAGTGCAGTGCCTTCTCCCACACCTTGTCGCCAAGTCCTGGTGACAAGGGACAAAGCAAGACACACACCGTGAATGCTTATCATTTAGATCCCAGGGGCCAAAAAGCTGAAATGGAGCACGAGTTTTACGAATTAGAACCTCTGGCCGCCCACAGCTGTATGGCCTCCGAGAAGGCCGCTTACGAAGAGACCCACATCTGCTCTGAGTTTTTCAACAGCCAGGCCAAGAAGTTAGGGATGCCTGTACGCACAGCTTACAACAGCGAACTCAACCAAAGCACCAAAACTGAAACCAGCTCTGCCTTGCTGCAGCCCTCTCTTGAACAGCACACCATGTGTCACTTCTTCTCTCTGAATCAGAGGTGTAGCTGCCCACATGCCTACAAACCTCTGAAATACGGCCTGCCGTCTTGCCAGCAGGTGGGTGACTGCTTGTGCCACCAGTGCCTTCCCACTGCAAGCAGCTTCCTGCACGTCCAGAACGGCCTGGCTCCTCTGAAGGCTGCACACCAAGCCCCCGAGGGCTTCCTGCCTCCCGTCCCACACATCCACCACTGTCCCTGCCTACGGGGCAGAGGGCAGCCTCCTGGAATGCAGAATTCTGTGCCCAGGAGTTTCTTCTACCACCCGGGTCAGCACATTCAGGCCCAAGAAAAACTCAGTAAGACCAGCGTACCCAGTCTTCAGAGCCTAGAAGAGCATCTTCCAAAGGTGGCAGAGCCGTCGTCACTGGTCTGCAGAAGCGCTGGAGCTTCACACAAAGCGTGCTGTGCTCCTGAGCCTCACCAAAGGGGGCCCTGTAAAAACAGAGACGTCAGGGACGTGGAGGGCAGTGGAGGGGCTGCGAACAAGGACTCCAGTTCAGTGAGTCCGACTGACAAGGCAGAAAGGCAAGTGGAACCAGGCCTGTCACAGACTGATGTCGTCGTAGACTCAGAACACTTAAATCAGAGTGAACCCCAATTCGTCTTTAACCATTTAATGGCGGAGGCTGGTTATAGGTCCTGCCCAAACAATCCACAAAGTCGTGGCAGGATTGTCAGAGTTAAGTGCAGTTCTGTGGACTGTCAAATACCAAACATTGAAGCCAACGTGCCTGCTGTAGTAACACACTCGGAACTTTCTGGCGAAAGTTTGTTAATAAAAACactttaa
- the DISP1 gene encoding protein dispatched homolog 1 isoform X5 — protein MQMNKPKAIGMRDGQMIIMRERREKLTGTSTRTAFSVTFQIRSHPQFGDLCQRTTAASCCPSWTLGNYIAILNNRSSCQKIVERDVSHTLKLLRTCAKHYQNGTLEPDCWDMAARRKDQLKCTNVPRKCTKYNAVYQILHYLVDKDFMAPKTADYTPALKYSLLFSPTEKGESMMNIYLDNFENWNASDGVTTVTGIEFGIKHSLFQDYLLMDTVYPAIAIAIVLSVMCVYTKSMFITLMTMFAIISSLIVSYFLYRVVFHFEFFPFMNLTALIILVGIGADDAFVLCDVWNYTKFDKPRAETAETVSTTLQHAALSMFVTSFTTAAAFYANYVSDITAIRCFGVYAGTAILVNYVLMVTWLPAVVVLHERYLLHVFSCFKKPQQQIYDNKSCWTVACQKCYKVLFAISEASRIFFEKVLPCIVIKFRYLWLVWFLALTVGGAYIVCINPKMKLPSLELSEFQVFRSSHPFERYDAEYKKLFMFERVHHGEELHMPITVIWGVSPEDNGNPLNPKSKGKLTLDSGFNIASPASQVWILQFCQKLRNQTFFHQADEQDFTSCFIETFKQWMENQDCDEPTLYPCCSHWSFPYRQEIFELCIKRAIMELERSTGYHLDSKTPGPRFDINDTIRAVVLEFQSTYLFTLAYEKMHQFYKEVDSWISNELSSAPEGLSHGWFVSNLEFYDLQDSLSDGTLIAMGLSVAVAFSVMLLTTWNIIISLYAIISIAGTIFVTVGSLVLLGWELNVLESVTISVAVGLSVDFAVHYGVAYRLAPDADREGKVIFSLSRMGSAIAMAALTTFVAGAMMMPSTVLAYTQLGTFMMLIMCVSWAFATFFFQCMCRCLGPQGTCGQIPLPKTLQCSAFSHTLSPSPGDKGQSKTHTVNAYHLDPRGQKAEMEHEFYELEPLAAHSCMASEKAAYEETHICSEFFNSQAKKLGMPVRTAYNSELNQSTKTETSSALLQPSLEQHTMCHFFSLNQRCSCPHAYKPLKYGLPSCQQVGDCLCHQCLPTASSFLHVQNGLAPLKAAHQAPEGFLPPVPHIHHCPCLRGRGQPPGMQNSVPRSFFYHPGQHIQAQEKLSKTSVPSLQSLEEHLPKVAEPSSLVCRSAGASHKACCAPEPHQRGPCKNRDVRDVEGSGGAANKDSSSVSPTDKAERQVEPGLSQTDVVVDSEHLNQSEPQFVFNHLMAEAGYRSCPNNPQSRGRIVRVKCSSVDCQIPNIEANVPAVVTHSELSGESLLIKTL, from the coding sequence ATCAGGTCTCACCCCCAGTTTGGTGATCTCTGCCAGAGGACCACGGCTGCCTCCTGCTGCCCCAGCTGGACGCTGGGGAACTACATCGCTATTCTGAACAACAGATCATCCTGCCAGAAAATCGTCGAGCGAGACGTTTCCCATACCTTGAAGCTACTTCGGACCTGCGCCAAACACTACCAGAATGGcaccctggagccagactgctgggACATGGCGGCCCGGAGGAAGGACCAGCTCAAGTGCACCAACGTGCCACGAAAATGTACCAAGTACAACGCTGTGTACCAGATCCTGCACTACTTGGTGGACAAAGACTTTATGGCCCCCAAGACAGCCGACTACACACCCGCTTTAAAGTACAGCCTGCTCTTCTCGCCCACAGAGAAAGGGGAGAGCATGATGAACATTTATCTGGACAACTTCGAAAACTGGAACGCTTCCGACGGCGTCACCACCGTCACCGGCATTGAGTTTGGGATCAAACACAGTTTGTTTCAGGATTATCTTCTGATGGATACCGTGTATCCTGCCATCGCCATCGCGATCGTCCTCTCGGTCATGTGTGTCTACACCAAGTCCATGTTTATCACGCTGATGACAATGTTTGCCATCATCAGTTCCTTGATTGTGTCCTATTTCCTCTACCGCGTGGTGTTTCACTTtgagttcttccctttcatgaaCCTCACCGCACTCATTATTTTGGTGGGCATTGGAGCGGATGATGCGTTTGTCCTGTGTGACGTCTGGAACTACACCAAATTCGACAAGCCCCGCGCGGAAACCGCGGAGACGGTGAGCACCACGCTGCAACACGCCGCCCTCTCCATGTTCGTCACCAGTTTTACCACGGCCGCCGCCTTCTACGCCAACTACGTGAGCGACATCACGGCCATCAGATGCTTTGGGGTGTACGCGGGGACAGCCATACTGGTGAATTACGTTCTGATGGTCACGTGGCTTCCGGCCGTGGTGGTCCTGCACGAGCGCTATCTCCTCCATGTCTTCAGCTGCTTCAAGAAGCCCCAGCAGCAAATATACGATAACAAAAGCTGCTGGACGGTGGCCTGTCAGAAGTGCtacaaagtcctttttgccattTCGGAAGCGTCTCGAATTTTTTTTGAGAAAGTACTGCCGTGCATCGTCATTAAGTTTCGCTACCTATGGCTGGTCTGGTTCCTGGCCTTAACTGTGGGCGGGGCCTACATCGTCTGCATAAACCCAAAGATGAAGCTGCCCTCTTTGGAGCTGTCCGAGTTCCAGGTGTTCAGGTCGTCCCACCCTTTTGAACGCTACGACGCCGAGTACAAAAAGCTTTTCATGTTCGAGCGCGTCCACCACGGAGAGGAGCTTCACATGCCCATCACGGTCATCTGGGGTGTGTCCCCAGAGGACAACGGCAACCCCCTAAACCCTAAGAGCAAAGGGAAGCTGACCTTAGACAGCGGCTTCAACATCGCCAGCCCAGCTTCCCAGGTCTGGATTTTGCAGTTCTGCCAGAAACTGAGAAACCAGACGTTCTTCCACCAGGCTGACGAACAGGACTTCACCAGCTGCTTCATTGAGACCTTCAAGCAGTGGATGGAAAACCAGGACTGCGATGAGCCTACGCTGTACCCGTGCTGCAGCCACTGGAGCTTCCCCTACAGGCAGGAGATTTTCGAGCTGTGCATCAAGAGAGCCATCATGGAGCTGGAGAGGAGCACGGGCTACCATCTGGATAGCAAAACCCCAGGGCCGAGGTTCGATATCAATGATACCATCAGGGCAGTCGTGCTAGAGTTCCAGAGCACCTACCTCTTCACACTGGCTTACGAAAAGATGCACCAGTTTTATAAAGAGGTGGACTCGTGGATTTCCAACGAGCTGAGTTCTGCACCCGAGGGCCTCAGCCACGGCTGGTTTGTCAGCAATCTGGAGTTCTATGACCTCCAGGACAGCCTCTCGGACGGCACCCTCATCGCCATGGGGCTCTCCGTGGCCGTGGCCTTTAGTGTGATGCTCCTTACGACTTGGAACATCATCATAAGCCTTTATGCCATCATTTCGATCGCCGGAACTATATTTGTCACCGTCGGTTCTCTCGTCCTGCTGGGCTGGGAGCTAAACGTTTTGGAGTCGGTCACCATTTCGGTGGCGGTCGGCCTGTCTGTAGACTTCGCCGTCCATTACGGGGTCGCTTACCGCTTGGCCCCGGATGCCGACCGGGAAGGGAAGGTGATCTTCTCTCTGAGTCGCATGGGCTCTGCCATCGCCATGGCCGCGCTCACCACCTTCGTGGCTGGGGCCATGATGATGCCCTCCACGGTTCTGGCTTACACCCAGCTGGGCACCTTCATGATGCTCATCATGTGTGTCAGCTGGGCTTTCGCCACCTTCTTCTTTCAGTGCATGTGCCGGTGCCTTGGGCCGCAGGGCACCTGTGGTCAGATTCCTTTACCTAAAACACTCCAGTGCAGTGCCTTCTCCCACACCTTGTCGCCAAGTCCTGGTGACAAGGGACAAAGCAAGACACACACCGTGAATGCTTATCATTTAGATCCCAGGGGCCAAAAAGCTGAAATGGAGCACGAGTTTTACGAATTAGAACCTCTGGCCGCCCACAGCTGTATGGCCTCCGAGAAGGCCGCTTACGAAGAGACCCACATCTGCTCTGAGTTTTTCAACAGCCAGGCCAAGAAGTTAGGGATGCCTGTACGCACAGCTTACAACAGCGAACTCAACCAAAGCACCAAAACTGAAACCAGCTCTGCCTTGCTGCAGCCCTCTCTTGAACAGCACACCATGTGTCACTTCTTCTCTCTGAATCAGAGGTGTAGCTGCCCACATGCCTACAAACCTCTGAAATACGGCCTGCCGTCTTGCCAGCAGGTGGGTGACTGCTTGTGCCACCAGTGCCTTCCCACTGCAAGCAGCTTCCTGCACGTCCAGAACGGCCTGGCTCCTCTGAAGGCTGCACACCAAGCCCCCGAGGGCTTCCTGCCTCCCGTCCCACACATCCACCACTGTCCCTGCCTACGGGGCAGAGGGCAGCCTCCTGGAATGCAGAATTCTGTGCCCAGGAGTTTCTTCTACCACCCGGGTCAGCACATTCAGGCCCAAGAAAAACTCAGTAAGACCAGCGTACCCAGTCTTCAGAGCCTAGAAGAGCATCTTCCAAAGGTGGCAGAGCCGTCGTCACTGGTCTGCAGAAGCGCTGGAGCTTCACACAAAGCGTGCTGTGCTCCTGAGCCTCACCAAAGGGGGCCCTGTAAAAACAGAGACGTCAGGGACGTGGAGGGCAGTGGAGGGGCTGCGAACAAGGACTCCAGTTCAGTGAGTCCGACTGACAAGGCAGAAAGGCAAGTGGAACCAGGCCTGTCACAGACTGATGTCGTCGTAGACTCAGAACACTTAAATCAGAGTGAACCCCAATTCGTCTTTAACCATTTAATGGCGGAGGCTGGTTATAGGTCCTGCCCAAACAATCCACAAAGTCGTGGCAGGATTGTCAGAGTTAAGTGCAGTTCTGTGGACTGTCAAATACCAAACATTGAAGCCAACGTGCCTGCTGTAGTAACACACTCGGAACTTTCTGGCGAAAGTTTGTTAATAAAAACactttaa